The Scleropages formosus chromosome 15, fSclFor1.1, whole genome shotgun sequence genomic sequence GGATTTTGAACTCTGAGACTAGCACTAAGTACTACTTTGAGTaggagtggcacagtgagtagtgttaCTGTCTtgcagcgcttgggtggtgtgagagaggACTTGAGTTCGATTCCCCCCCAGAtagtttcctgccacagtccaaagacatgctattcaggtggattagtgactctaaagttatgtgtgtgtttcactggtgtattgATGAGCGACTCAATGTATCTAGTATTGTAACTCACTCTGGGTGCCTAAGGTGTGAGctgatactacgtagtgttcattggaagttgctaatgagaaaatctgctaaatgaatacatctaaaTAGGAGTAATGGAGAACTGTGCCCAAATGTTTTTAGCTGATATGTTTGTATTCTAAGCTATTTGCAGTATTGTACCCTGTTCACAAACTTTCAGCATgttctgacacttctctctctATTCTCTTAGGATATTTAACCAAAGCTACGTGCCCCATGGGCTAAAGGTGGTGCGTGCCTATGCTGAGCGTGGGCTCCGTGGCCTAATGGAGCTTGAGAGGCGTTGGAGACAGCACTTCCTGTCTGCTATGAAACCTCGTCACCTGCACCCTCTCTGGTCTGTAAACCACAACCATGCCAAGTTTCTCCGAAAGTATGGAGAGGACCTGCCCATCCAGCTTAACTGAGCTGTCTCCAGTGGCCTTGGTGGCGATGCAGAGGTGGTCTGGAAATGTAGGATCTACTGGTTCTGCAGCCTGGGCCTGCCAGAATGAGGCTTGTTCTCCTGCTGTGGCAGAACTTTAGATAAACTGCAAGAACAGCTGGACCCTGAGATACGGGACTGATATTTGGGATTGTCACTTGTGAGAAATGCTGGTAAAACCAGAACACTAACACTATGTGATGATGCAGGAAATAGTCAGGGTGTATGTGCCATGGTAGATGCACActctatttttaaagaaaaaggaaataaatggtGAATCTTTTTTGccaatttatttaaacagacatttttaaaaactaagcTAAAAACCTGCTCTTACATTTTCCTCTTTAATATTGCTAAGTTACTCTGCAGGTTTGTAGCCCTAATACATGTTTTTGTGTTACAAATTTTGGTATGAGAGATGACTTCATATAGCTGACATAAGGTAGTTCTCAGAATGACTTTTGCAAATATTCTAATCTGCCATTCCAGTGTCCAGTCCTTTTTTTGCCTCCAATTTTAGTTTTGTCAATCTTCTACGATAGATGCGACAagactgtttgtttttccctggAGGACTTGCAGGAAGAGCATCAATTTCTCTGGTTCATTGGAACAGAACTTTGACCACTGTCCAACCAGCAGGGTTAAATGAACCTGGATCACGCACGTTCTCGAGTCGGAGAGACATCATAATGGATCTCACTCAGAGTTCAGTCATGCTCTTTCAGTGGATATCGAGCTGGAATGCTCATCTCCAACTTGAGACTTGTTTGCCAGTCACAGGTTCTTCTAATACACCTTTAACTGTAACAGCAGTGCCATTATTTGTTTACTGAAGAGTGAGCAAGTTTTGGTTAGAAGCAGCCTGTGAATGTGATGGTTAACTGCCTGCTGTTCAGCAACTTGAATGTCACCACCCTGTGAGGCTTAAGAAACTTggctgctttttcttttatttacatttgtccaGATGTAACCCCTCAACAAAGCTGCTTAGTTTCCTTAAACTGTAAGTACAATATTAAAGATCATATTTATTCACACTGCAGTGTGACTGTGTTGTGAATTGAGCTAATTTTCTGGTCCTGGTCTCCCCGGAGAAGAGATGTTTGCAGCACACCTCATGccacacatgacacacacatgcacaaatcttttaaaaatcactATTTAATAAAtagtttgtaaaaatgtgtacaaaacGTCTCTTTACATTTCCTAAATGAAACACTTCCACGACTTGCATCAAAGGAGTCAGGTGGGTATTTGTCAGTATAATGATTACAATCTGGTTCTGGTGAAATAAggccccttgattttggcaacagaacaatctgtttttttttttttttttttttctcttttctcttcccttctccctcctctATCTTGATGAAGCACAGTGTGCAACCTGAGCTCCCAGGTCACATTAACTcacagtttaacaaaaaaaaaaaagtacataaagcAAAATGGCTCAACATGCAGCAGTATCCTTCAGTTAGTCATCAGAATGCAGACACTTGCTCACAGTTCTAAGCACTGGGCATCAAAAGAGCTAAATGCAGATGAACCTTCCACTACAAAAACAGCCTGAATTCTAAGAACTTGTTTGGTTATATCAAATGGAACTCTGAACTGAGGGAAGTGGTCTCATCCTCAGGATTCAGAATTCTTGTTCACTTAAAATACTTCAAttttgttctgtctgcattgCTTCAATCAGATGTTTCCTATTATAAATATAGTAAAATTTCTTATATACAAGCAATTTTTGCCAGGCTTTGGTCCATTCTTCTTGTGTTGCTAAATTAACCTTGCTTTACAAGCCAGATTTGTTGCATTTACATATAATGTAGGTTTCAGTGATATCTGGTCACATTTGATACTCCCAACATTATCCTCGGATAGTGCCTAGGGTTTACCTGTAATTCATAATCTATAAAAAGAGCCCCGCATTCAAGAagttattaaactgaaaaaaagatgcagaaaagctattattaaaaaataaatatgtgaaactGACAACTAACTTGGTTTTTGGTCAAAGGCTATTTGAAGAATGAAAAACGCTGTCAATGTGTTCTTGGGCAAAATGAGCATGAAACATGCCTGAAGTTGAAGGTGTGGCAGAAAAATGTCACCGTCGCACATCATTGTTTTGGGACATTATGCCAAACATTCCTGCAGACCCCAGTGTGTGCAACCGAAGGCAATCATCACACAGAACCAACTGTTTCCAAACACCGCGACCAGCTCTTTTTCCGCTGAACCTGTAGCTCTTACTCTGTATTGCAATTGAAGGGCTGGTCTGAAGGCAGTGGTGAATGTGGCACTCAGTTTAGCCTGGCTTTGCTTTACTGAATTCTGCACTGCGGAGTGAGCCAAGCCAGTCTTTCACACTCAGTCAGcaatctctctctttctctctctcgctctctctctctctctctcacaatAATTTCAGGAGTCATTACAACCATTTCTTTGTTATTGCTAATCAGTCCAGTCTCCTTACAATTAAAAATTCTTTCCCCTTCTGTGTGGCGAGAAGTAAAAATGATCGCAATCTAATTTCCTTGAAAATCCCTCTTTGGACAGAGtatatttgcttgttttcattCACCAAAAAGTCTGGAGAAAATTATGCAAAGTTCATATTTGCTGGTGTATTAAAGGTGAGGTTAGCTGCATAACTACTGTTGGCTGTTCAAAGCCATCAACATTCCTCTGCTTCCTAACAGAAACGGCGATAATGCCGTTTCACGGAATCCAATCGTCCCTCAACAAATTCCACCTCAGCTCCCCATTCGCGCAAAGTAGAAGCCGTTGACATAGAAGCGTTGCCTCCATCAGGTTGGGCAAATGGAGAAGCCCTGAACCCCTTCATCCTTCTGTACCACAGGCCACAGTACAGATCCTCATCCTCAGTGAAACAGATGCTGCCCATTAGCTACTACACTAATAAAAACATATGTACTCCACACAGggacaaactttcaagcacatGGAAGTCCCTTTGAAATACTTcaggaattttccatttttgctttttaaagtacttttttacagtaaatgctATTTCAGTGTTCGAACTGCGATATATGTGTTATAAATGCTGAAGAATTCATTTAAACACCATTGAATGATTTCACACACCCCTGACAAACAAATGCAGAACTGTACCTCTTATTGGAATGCATTCAATGAGTAACCTCTACATAAAATTTGTACTGAGCAGTATTAAGCCCATAGACATTACTACCATCTGCTATCACTTCCTTCTTTCTGCCAACACTTCCTGACCCGTGTGCCACTTCCTGTGTCTCTTCCCTTCCTTGCCACCTTTTTCCTACCGCTGTCCCTCCAGAATGCTGCTGACCGCTTGCTCCAGCACTGAGGCTCCGTCCCTAGGGGCCCCGGTTTGAAGGCCAGGGGGCCCCTGCAGACGCTGCAGCTCAAGTATGCTGTCGATCGCACTCTGCAAGTGCTCGTTGAGGGTGTGATCCTCCGCTTGAGAAGGCAGGCACGTCTGATCCTGGTCAGGGTCCGGTCGTGGCCGCTTGGGTTGTGGAGGCTGTACGGTAGGGTCAAAGGTGGATGACTCCCCAGCAGTGGGCTGTGGGTCTGGCACTATCTGGAGATAGGGTGCTGTATGTGTACTGCTGTATTCCACCTGCTGGGTATCCTCTACTGACTCCAGAGTGGCGGTGCCTCCTGACACAGACTGGTTCCAGGTCTGGGTGCAAGGTGGATCCTGGTGATCGTCCCCATGCTTGccaggtgtgtctcctccatTAGTCTGCTGGCCAGCGCCATCCTGCTTGTGGCCTGAGGGAGACACATGAGCTGCGTCGCATGCAGAGTTGTGGACCACCTTGCGGGACCCCGACTCGTGTTTTATGGTGAGTTTTAGTGCCCCCCGGCAACTGGAGCGATATGTTTTGAGCCCAGGGGGCCGGTCGGAGAGCAGAGCCCACGACGGAGGTGATGGAGGGCTGTTCAACTGCAAGAAAGGAGCTCCAGTTGCTGTTTCACGCAAAGATGCCAGAAAAGACTCTGTGGAAAACAGAGAAGAGAAACAACTATCAGAACAGCTTTTGAATTCCACACAAAACAGATGGTCCAAACAGCATGACAGTGAGACTACAAATTAACTTGTACGAATTTCACGTTGATCCTTTTGTCATCAGACTCTGAGAGCACCTACAACCAAAATGCTTCAGCCGTTGGCACCATCTCTAGATTGCATGAAGTCCTTAGATACCAACCTGGTTCTAACCGAGCCTTCCGGCGCTCTTCCCCAAGAACTCCTCTCTCTGCCTGGAGAAACAGGCGCTCCAGCATCACCATCTCTGCAGATGGGCTCACCTGCTGTAGATGATAGGAGAAACGTGTTTGTCCAGGTGCAGTCTAATTATCAAGAAGGTTAATCAGTACAGAAACACACCTGGCTCAAAAGAAGACACTGTGGTAAGTttctataattaatatttacatacttTTAAATACCTGTATGAAAAGTTCCAGTGTTGTTGATCTCTGTCATAATAAAACTAGAGGGGTTTGTGGGATTCAGCCAGCGCTGGACAGCGTTGGGGTAGCGTGGTTCACAAGCCTCGTCGGAGTTGAATGGAAGGTAGGTGAAGTATCTCAGAAAATGGCAATCCGGGGTGGTGGTTTCTATATGTAATAAATGGGAAGGGAGGCTGTGTTCCAGCTACAGGaatcacactcctcagcctgCTGGGCAAATGTTAACCAAGACTCCTTCGAATAACCaaacctcagattcaggaggaaCAACGTGTTTTTGTTTCGGTCCTCTGCTGGACCAGGCCCTTCTCCTTCGCACAATTGTTTTGACATCATATGGTAATTCAATAATCCAGTCTACATCTGTCGTATGGAGCAGGAAAAGATATCTGACCATGCCCTTTGACATCTGCTATGGGTGCTGCAGTAACATGGTAGATCTTGACAGATACCTGCTGTCCAATCTCCCTATGAGTGCAGCATGAGTTGTATCcatattctcagttttaaatcAAATCTATTCCATGTAGGTATTGGATTATGTCAAGAATTTTGGTTCCATTCCTGATAGTGATTTTCGTAGATGTCAACGTACACCTGAGACTCAGAGACTGTACAGTTGGACGCACTGGGGATGGAAACTGTGctgtttgcagatgatgttATCCTTTTGGTCTCATCCCACTGTGACCTTCTGCATGCACTCAAGAGGTTCGCTGCTGGGTGTAAAGCAGCTGGAATGAAAATCAGCACCTTCAAGTGCGAGGTCATGTTCTTCTCCCAAAAAAGTGGATTGTTCTCTCCAGGTGAGGTGAAAAACTTCCCCTAGTGGAGGGGTTTAAGTATTTCTTCACCTTGTTCACGAGTGATGGAAAGGGAGAATGGGAGGTTGAATGGCAGATTATTGCAGTGTCAACTGCTCTGTGAGTACAGAGCCAATTTGTGGTGGTGAAGTGGGAACTGAGTCCTCAGACAAAGTTGACCACTCAGTCTATGTTCCTGTGATCAGCTATGGTCACGAGCTTTGTTGACTGACCAGAAAGTGAGCTTGCAGATACAAGAAGTCGACATTAGGTTTCTTTGCAGGTTTGCTGGGTTTACTCTCTATGAAGAGCTCGGTAATCTGAGAGAGGCTCCAAGCACAGTCGCTGTTCCTCCAGATCAAGTCACTTAACGTGGTTCAGGGATGCTGTAACAATATCCCTCAGCTGGCTCTTGCTGAAACTATAAGAGGCAAGTCCTACTGGTAGGAGACCCTGGAGCAGACCAGGACACATTGGAAGGACCCTCTCCAACaaaagtggaaggaaactgactgAATGGCTATCTGTTGCACATAATATCATCTGACACAAAAGCAATAGAATGGAGATAGGGATATATGGTGAAAATCAGGACAAAGAATGGCAGAGTGATTGATGTGCTTCTTACCTGGGCTTCCCCAAGCAGCAGTTGTCGGTACTTGTTCAGCATGTCCTTGGTACGTTTCAGTAGCAGTGCAGACATAAcctcaaactgcttgtccactgcacAGAGACGCAGGTGTGAAGTCAACCTAACAGATACTCGCTTGTACAGACAACCAGATCATGGTTCTTCCAGTTCCCACCTGTAAGGAAGTCTGACTGGCTGGGAGGGCACCCTGCACAGGTGTGGTACGGCAGCAGGCGTTTCACAGCGTTCTCCATAGACAAAAATGGGGAGCGGGCATCTGGGTTCAGAACTGCACCGTGGTCCAGACACAGCTGTTGCTGGAACCTGTAGAGAACATGAAtatgacctgaaacacacaacACTGTAGTGCATCATAACACCAGCTGCTTATACTATGAATGTCcgagttacacattttcaaacacGCAaaaattttcctgtttatttttaattaaatttaatttaaatacaatttcTTTATTAATCTATTTTCAAAGGTTTCTGTTTGTAACGGAGTGAATACAACCTATTTACACAGGCAGGCTGAAGGTGTCaataaaacacatgtaaacagaATAGAAGTGTAGAACCAGCTTAGTAACTGCAACTAACTTCtatagtgtttacagctcatatcTTGTGTTCAAtagcttttaattttaatgtaccttgaagttaacaaaaatatttaagctGTATAGAGTATTagtaggggggcacggtgggttggtcCTGATCCTGCTCTcgggtaggtctggggttcgagtcctgcttggggtgccttgtgacggactggcgtcccctccagggtgtcccccctcccccctccagcctttcaccctgtgttgccgggttaggctccggctccccgtgaccccgttataggacaagtggtttcagatggtgtgtgggtgtgtagtATTAGTAATTTATTAGagctatatctgagacttttaaaGAACCTGATGTACACATAAATCAAGGCATAATATAgtattattaaactttcatTAAATGTGACAGTAAAATTTCAAATGCTGGTATCAAACAAGTTGTACTTTTAACAATCAGGTGTTTGGatatggggggtgcagtagcgcagtgggttggaccgcagtcctgctctctggtgggtctggggttcgagtcctgcttggggtgccttgcgacggactggcgtcccgtcctgggcgtgtccccttccccctccggccttacgccctgtgttgccgggttggctccggttccctgtgaccccgtatgggacaagcggttctgaaaatgtgtgtgtgtgtgtgtgtgtgtgtgtttggatatCAGCCTTCTAACTACCAAATGCACACATGTAAATAACTTTGCAGttataaacaaatcaaattGCCAATAGAATTCCAAATTGTGACtacacatttctacattttactGCCACTGTAAgatgttactgtattttaccccccaaatacacacataaaacattcaactacacacacactttattgtctatcttttatttatttgtaagtcTTTTATTGTCTGTCATACTACCTTACTGgtctactgtattatttttttattgtttaatacctagtgtttgtgtttatattgTTGTTTCCTCCTACTGTCCTACTGTCGTTTAAAtggtttaattttctatttttatacttaagtgcttatgttttattttactgtctaaagaactcagagaataccactataattttgttgtattgcacagcagtacaatggcAATAAAGTCTTCAAGTCAATTCAGTTCAGCTCCCTTGTACCTGTGTCTGCGAATTGCTGGGTTGagtttctcctctctctctttatcCTTGCAGGCTGCTACCTGAATGACAGGAGTGAGTTACACATATCGACACAAGCACAAAAAGATTTCACAATCAAGGTGAGCTGTGAGAttactgaaatgcaaatgtagtaaAAGACAGTAGCATAGTTAGTTATTCTGGTATAGTTACGAAGGgtgaacaaaaaaatggaaacatttacctgattcttttccccaaagcagcttacaattttctacccatttatagagctgggtaatttttactggagcaactcaaggtaagtaccttgctcaagggtactacagctagaggtgaggctcaaacctgcaacctttgggtccaaaggcagttaatcaaactactatgctaccagctgcccccaacaAAATACACTATAATCCCTGTTCCTCATTGCCAGTTTGTCCTTGTTTGatatacaatattatttttcagacTGTTCCCCTTGACACACACTGCTTTAAAAGTGGTAATTGTCAGACCTCTTTTATTGCTGACAAGTACTGCTAACTAACAATCAACCTAATATGATTCTCctttgcagctgcatttgtaataatttatttaaaaaataaactcctttttcatgaggtgtttcttttattttgtccacACCCTGTGCAAAATTGCTCTGTTTTAGACATAGCCAGGTCAGCCCCTGTCACTGGCCCCTTGACGTGCCATGACTGGTGAATTGtggaatttcagttttttgcggTGTAGTTCTGTGGTTTTAGGGCCCTGAGAAAAGGAAGCGTTAACCCGGAATGTAAAGGTTGCCCCATCAAGAGAACATGCTACCAAGATAGCTCTGTCACCTGGGTACTTGGCTGTATCGCATTCTGAATCTGAGTCACTTGGCTGTGTTGCTTCGTGCCATGCAGTCCTTGGATCTGGGACCCTTGGATTTTCGGTGAGGTTGGGCAAAGGCCAAAAGAAAGCGCTTTACTCTCCAGAGCGGAAACAGCTGCTGGCTCTGAAAGGAGACAGGATAGACGAGCAACTCATCTACGAGCAAAGTAATTAGCCTTCCAAATTTGCTGTTCTCCGAAGCAGGTCTCCTCACATTGTACACTAACATGTTTTCCAGTTGTCCTTAAACTGTTAGCAGACGTACAACTGGAGAAGACATCTAACATGAGTCTGTTACAAAATCTACTCACTCAGTCAAGCCCTTAATTGGTGATTGATGTCAGAAGGGAAGGATGAAGCAAGAACATGCACAGCAGAGATGGGAGAGATTGCCATCCCCTGATACTCACTGCCTTGAGAGTGCTGCTGGGTAGTGGGCTCAGTTTGCAGCTGAGGCCCTGCAGATACAGGGAGAGGTGTGGGCTGCTGCGGCACAACAGAGATGCTAACTGGCAGCGGGGAGGGCACAGTGTGAACCGGGTTACTGGGTTGCACCAGTGTGGCCGCTTTGCTGGATCCAGCTCCTAACAAGCTGCCAGTCTGCCCAGCAGCCGGAGAGGAGAAGGTGGCTGGAGGCGTACTCAGCGTGCCTTGGCCAATCAGTGGTGAGCAGCGAGTCCCCATTTGTTCTGTCCCTGGGTGAGTAGGTGTGGTCACCCCTCTAGGTTTGGCTGTCACAGTGGAGGCCCCTGcctgtccagcagggggcattgTAGGGGTGGAGGACTCTCTCTGACCTGCCAACGGGGACACCAGAGGGGCAACTTGCACCTGCAAGGTCACAGCTGAAGGGGATGGCAGCTCAAGAGCCTGTTGTAACAAAAGAGAGTTAGACAAAGTGGCCTGCTCtacataatattttttctttctagcACAGTAATTCTCCAACTTTTTGACCAAGGTCCCCCATCAAGGGTTTGccaaactaaaataaatattgactTGATATTGCAATATAAGAATGCAAAGATGGGAGGGCACCTAGAGGCACGAGAACActgaattgtaaataaaaaccagAGAATGTGGGactgagaaaaacaaaccatGAAATGTACACATAAAAAATCAATCCTAAAGCTTCAAATGGTGACCAAAAAGAAATCAGTCCCAACTGATACAGATGTTAACACtatgacatttttctcttttaatatcCAGTGTTGTAACAGTTGATTTGTGCAGTGACCCTCACATGCCTCGTGACTCAATTGTTTTGGCAAGCAGTTATATTGGATGAACTTACTGAAAAGTCACATTGTACTGATTACCTGGCTGACCTGTTGGAGGTGGTGTATGAAGTTATGCTTTGGAGGAGTGGAGCTGGGTACCCCATCAAGCACCTGCTGTCCATCTGCTGGTGGCAAAAGGTGGTTGGTCAAAGAACTGGCTGGGTCATGGTGCAGAGGGACATCCATTTGTGGTGGCACTATGGTCACCACCGGTGGAGATGACTGGAGCTCTGGTGGACAGGTCTGGGAGGCATGATGGTGGAGATGCTGATTTGgcagagaaagacaaaaaaaagatgagcaCTCACTTCTGAATGACAGCGAACAGAAACTGCAGGTAAAAAAACTCACCTGAGGGACTTGGAGGAGCTGTTCTGCACCGGAACTTTTCTCCTCCAGAGCTGATGCAGTTTCAGGAAGCAGCAGGACAGAGGTCTGGGCGAGACCTTGTTGACCCTCTGACCCTCCTGGAACAGGCCGTTGGGCCTGAGCTGCAAAAGGTACCCCCTGCACCATCGAGGGGCCATTAACAATAGAAATGGATGCCACATCCGGGGGCAGCATCCCAGGGCTGTTGATGAGGGTGATATGGCCCCCCAAAGCGGTGCTCTGAAGCAATGTGCCACGTGGCCCCTGACTCTGTGGAGCGTAGGTTCCAGTCAGCTGTGTAGGCATTTGGaaaacagcagggggtgtggacTGCAATTGCAAGGGGCCTGACAGGAGGGTGCCTTGCCTCAGTGCCAGCTGCCCTGTGGGGGTTGTGAACACAGGGCTGAAATTAAGCTGTCTTGGGGGTGCTGTGAGGATCTGAGTGGTGTCCATGAGGTGTCCAGAAGCAGAGGCCCCACCCCGCACTGAAGGTCCAGGCTGACTGGCAGGGGTGAGCAGGGGAGGAGCAGCACTTGCAGGCTGGGGAACTGTCACAGGGGTTTGACTGGGAACCAGGAACTGATTGTGGCCTGGGAAGATGCCCTGGGGCTGGATGACAATTGAGCCACCTTGGTTCAGCAGTTGCAGGCTCACGGGCTTACTGAGCTGCGGGGCAGCTGCAGGTGGCTTCGGGCCCAAAGGAGGTGACAACAGAATATTGGGTGATGCTGTTCCCTGAACCAAAGTAAGGCTCTGAGAGGTCTTCTGCCCTGCAGGCTTGGGGCTGATCTGAACCAAACGGGGCTGTATGTTGACGGGCAACTTGGGTTGGATTGGCAAAGGCCCTCTTGGTAGCAGGATCCCAGGAGCTGCTGTTGCCCTCAGTGTGGCGGTCATCAGGGGACGATTTGTTAGGCTGGGCAGAGCCTTCTGAATGAGCATGCCTGAGCCCTGAGCAGggctgagggacagagaggcCTCAGGGGGGGTGCCAGGGAACACGGTCCCTGGCAGAAGCCCCATTAGCTGTGGGGCAGCTGGCTTCAGGGAGGGACAGCCTGGCCCCACGGCCAGCAGAGAGGGCTGTGGGGGTTCCACTGCCGCCTGCGTGTCACGGGGCATTGCCGGTAAGGGAGAGGTGCTCAGTGGTTTGGAGAGGAACTGTGAAGCAAGGGGGGCAGCTAGTGTTCCTGGGGTGTTGTAAAGAGACAGGCCATCTCCGGGTAGAGCTAGCCCCGCTTCCAGGGCCAGGGTCTGCTCGGTAATGTCAGCTTCCTGTAGACTTTGCCGCAGGATATCACAagcctcctcctcttctggtgcctccactgtgccaccttccCCTACCTCAGGACCCCCGCCCCCATCCGGAGAGCTGAGAAGTGCCTCCTCCAAGAAGGACAAGTCAACACAGCCTGAAGGGGGTGTGTCCTGGGATGGGGTGTCATCCGCCAATAGGGACCCTGGACTCTGAGGCAGAAAAGCAAATCAATAGGTTTCCATTAAAGAAACATTCAGGGATTTAAAAGTATGAGCTACTTCTGTACAAGGTGTGGTCAGTTTTGGGGCATGATGTTTATGTAAGCAAAGAAACTCACAGGGGCATCAGCAAAGAGGGAGGGCTCCCCAGGAGAAGAATTAATGAGCAAGTCTTCATTCTCCAGCTGAGAGTTCAGAGGAGCAAGAGAGCAAGAGGTGTGTCAGCAGGGAGTGAGACTAAAGGAAGAGAATTTGCGTTTCTTTGGATGAATATCATTCACAGAGGGCAATAGAAGGCGTTCGTTACGAGTATGCCCTGTGCACAGTAACTATCTTTCACAGAAATATGACATGGTTATTcatatttgaaaatacaaaaattccTAAGGTTCTGCTTAAACTATACATTGTGATACCAGTAAAGTTTAAAGTGAGACCACATAACTTTCAGTGTATCGCTGATGGTTCCttaacaaaacaattaacacctacatttaaacagatggAGCGAGTCATGGGTAAAAGCGCCATAAGACTGAGAAAAGTATTTATTGATCACCTTAAATGCATGGATGCATGAATATTTTACAAGAAATGGCTATCATAAAGTATGATAATTCATCATAATGAATGAGAAGACTGTTGTAACAGACTGTATGTTAACAGGAGTAAACTTGTCACGTTATACTCTATCATATAAATAATTTACGACATCATTCCTAATCTGTTATAACTCTAGAAAATTAGAAAGCAGCTATATTGATCATTACCAACTTGTAAAGttaacagcatttttaattctttatgaCTCAATAACCTCATGTATTCTTATTCATacatttctgctaatgtaatgcatacattgtactttctgtgagatgtatgttgctttggaggaaagcatctgctaaatgaatacatctaaaTGTATT encodes the following:
- the LOC108919386 gene encoding BRD4-interacting chromatin-remodeling complex-associated protein isoform X1 — protein: MEDEDGTCLLDVLCDPQALNDFLHGTSELENEDLLINSSPGEPSLFADAPSPGSLLADDTPSQDTPPSGCVDLSFLEEALLSSPDGGGGPEVGEGGTVEAPEEEEACDILRQSLQEADITEQTLALEAGLALPGDGLSLYNTPGTLAAPLASQFLSKPLSTSPLPAMPRDTQAAVEPPQPSLLAVGPGCPSLKPAAPQLMGLLPGTVFPGTPPEASLSLSPAQGSGMLIQKALPSLTNRPLMTATLRATAAPGILLPRGPLPIQPKLPVNIQPRLVQISPKPAGQKTSQSLTLVQGTASPNILLSPPLGPKPPAAAPQLSKPVSLQLLNQGGSIVIQPQGIFPGHNQFLVPSQTPVTVPQPASAAPPLLTPASQPGPSVRGGASASGHLMDTTQILTAPPRQLNFSPVFTTPTGQLALRQGTLLSGPLQLQSTPPAVFQMPTQLTGTYAPQSQGPRGTLLQSTALGGHITLINSPGMLPPDVASISIVNGPSMVQGVPFAAQAQRPVPGGSEGQQGLAQTSVLLLPETASALEEKSSGAEQLLQVPQHLHHHASQTCPPELQSSPPVVTIVPPQMDVPLHHDPASSLTNHLLPPADGQQVLDGVPSSTPPKHNFIHHLQQVSQALELPSPSAVTLQVQVAPLVSPLAGQRESSTPTMPPAGQAGASTVTAKPRGVTTPTHPGTEQMGTRCSPLIGQGTLSTPPATFSSPAAGQTGSLLGAGSSKAATLVQPSNPVHTVPSPLPVSISVVPQQPTPLPVSAGPQLQTEPTTQQHSQGKPAAVSALESKALSFGLCPTSPKIQGSQIQGLHGTKQHSQVTQIQNAIQPSTQVAACKDKEREEKLNPAIRRHRFQQQLCLDHGAVLNPDARSPFLSMENAVKRLLPYHTCAGCPPSQSDFLTVDKQFEVMSALLLKRTKDMLNKYRQLLLGEAQQVSPSAEMVMLERLFLQAERGVLGEERRKARLEPESFLASLRETATGAPFLQLNSPPSPPSWALLSDRPPGLKTYRSSCRGALKLTIKHESGSRKVVHNSACDAAHVSPSGHKQDGAGQQTNGGDTPGKHGDDHQDPPCTQTWNQSVSGGTATLESVEDTQQVEYSSTHTAPYLQIVPDPQPTAGESSTFDPTVQPPQPKRPRPDPDQDQTCLPSQAEDHTLNEHLQSAIDSILELQRLQGPPGLQTGAPRDGASVLEQAVSSILEGQR
- the LOC108919386 gene encoding BRD4-interacting chromatin-remodeling complex-associated protein isoform X2, whose translation is MEDEDGTCLLDVLCDPQALNDFLHGTSELENEDLLINSSPGEPSLFADAPSPGSLLADDTPSQDTPPSGCVDLSFLEEALLSSPDGGGGPEVGEGGTVEAPEEEEACDILRQSLQEADITEQTLALEAGLALPGDGLSLYNTPGTLAAPLASQFLSKPLSTSPLPAMPRDTQAAVEPPQPSLLAVGPGCPSLKPAAPQLMGLLPGTVFPGTPPEASLSLSPAQGSGMLIQKALPSLTNRPLMTATLRATAAPGILLPRGPLPIQPKLPVNIQPRLVQISPKPAGQKTSQSLTLVQGTASPNILLSPPLGPKPPAAAPQLSKPVSLQLLNQGGSIVIQPQGIFPGHNQFLVPSQTPVTVPQPASAAPPLLTPASQPGPSVRGGASASGHLMDTTQILTAPPRQLNFSPVFTTPTGQLALRQGTLLSGPLQLQSTPPAVFQMPTQLTGTYAPQSQGPRGTLLQSTALGGHITLINSPGMLPPDVASISIVNGPSMVQGVPFAAQAQRPVPGGSEGQQGLAQTSVLLLPETASALEEKSSGAEQLLQVPQHLHHHASQTCPPELQSSPPVVTIVPPQMDVPLHHDPASSLTNHLLPPADGQQVLDGVPSSTPPKHNFIHHLQQALELPSPSAVTLQVQVAPLVSPLAGQRESSTPTMPPAGQAGASTVTAKPRGVTTPTHPGTEQMGTRCSPLIGQGTLSTPPATFSSPAAGQTGSLLGAGSSKAATLVQPSNPVHTVPSPLPVSISVVPQQPTPLPVSAGPQLQTEPTTQQHSQGKPAAVSALESKALSFGLCPTSPKIQGSQIQGLHGTKQHSQVTQIQNAIQPSTQVAACKDKEREEKLNPAIRRHRFQQQLCLDHGAVLNPDARSPFLSMENAVKRLLPYHTCAGCPPSQSDFLTVDKQFEVMSALLLKRTKDMLNKYRQLLLGEAQQVSPSAEMVMLERLFLQAERGVLGEERRKARLEPESFLASLRETATGAPFLQLNSPPSPPSWALLSDRPPGLKTYRSSCRGALKLTIKHESGSRKVVHNSACDAAHVSPSGHKQDGAGQQTNGGDTPGKHGDDHQDPPCTQTWNQSVSGGTATLESVEDTQQVEYSSTHTAPYLQIVPDPQPTAGESSTFDPTVQPPQPKRPRPDPDQDQTCLPSQAEDHTLNEHLQSAIDSILELQRLQGPPGLQTGAPRDGASVLEQAVSSILEGQR